Proteins encoded within one genomic window of Komagataella phaffii GS115 chromosome 3, complete sequence:
- a CDS encoding Outer kinetochore protein required for chromosome stability, whose product MDTTASQVISNSYIPPRLAEQNSRFLNRVALKSLLELVKIWSRWPATKPKHNIGSEVDLFTESNITKKKLIDKILVEYWPNGLNLLQLSQIDTQLIVKKPSASSMGSSGWTSSMAKIPLSGEELMITIEPQLFLDQLMTHLSKVYLCHSYVAKHPVLPLTIIRVQVFDFIPMKKRIPSKDELVSHKPFFLAIPQNSPFVIHTAFQDSVTKTIMQSIELTLSSSTRQVVLAPTNDPPVKTLEALHIFKGNSRFSNSLGSWQPYADGDVDMPVLGEEKNHPIVKVNRIDNNAVSNRPTREQIAMLRFKGTVDPLKSERLFEDTRAIKEVEEDNTNPYSSIAPVQFVKLALKSADDSNENPITIKFTGTDVYAGLYELAVKGPVDAALIPEALTGEYGVESGTLENGKFTKEETILLDNN is encoded by the coding sequence ATGGACACCACAGCTTCCCAAGTTATTTCGAATAGCTACATTCCTCCAAGGTTGGCAGAGCAAAACTCCCGATTTCTAAACCGGGTCGCCCTAAAATCCCTTTTGGAACTGGTCAAAATATGGAGCAGGTGGCCCGCAACGAAACCAAAACACAATATTGGATCAGAGGTTGATTTGTTCACCGAGTCTAACAtaaccaagaagaaactcATAGATAAGATCTTAGTAGAATATTGGCCGAATGGTTTGAATCTGCTACAATTGAGTCAAATTGATACACAGCTAATTGTCAAGAAGCCCTCTGCTTCGTCTATGGGCAGCTCAGGCTGGACCAGCTCTATGGCGAAAATACCACTCTCCGGGGAAGAGTTGATGATAACTATCGAGCCACAGTTGTTCTTGGATCAATTGATGACACacctttcaaaagtttacTTGTGTCACAGTTATGTAGCCAAGCATCCGGTTCTACCACTAACAATAATAAGAGTTCAAGTATTTGATTTCATTCCTATGAAAAAGCGGATTCCTTCGAAAGATGAACTGGTCTCCCATAaacctttcttcttggcaATTCCTCAAAATTCCCCGTTCGTTATTCATACCGCTTTTCAAGACAGTGTTACGAAAACTATTATGCAGTCTATTGAGTTAACACTTAGTTCTTCTACGAGGCAGGTTGTGCTGGCACCTACGAATGATCCTCCGgtgaaaactttggaagcaTTGCACATATTCAAAGGAAATAGTAGgttttcaaattcattaGGGAGCTGGCAGCCATATGCTGATGGAGATGTGGATATGCCTGTTTTGGGAGAGGAGAAAAATCACCCCATTGTCAAAGTGAACAGAATTGACAATAACGCAGTTTCCAATCGTCCTACGCGAGAACAAATAGCCATGTTACGTTTCAAAGGTACTGTGGATCCCCTCAAATCGGAAAGGTTGTTTGAAGATACAAGGGCAATTAAGGAGGTTGAGGAAGACAATACAAACCCTTACTCATCGATTGCACCGGTGCAATTTGTAAAACTGGCACTTAAGTCGGCAGATGATTCGAATGAAAATCCGATCACCATTAAATTCACAGGTACAGATGTTTACGCAGGATTATACGAGCTAGCAGTTAAAGGGCCTGTGGATGCAGCGCTCATTCCAGAGGCGTTAACTGGTGAATATGGTGTTGAGTCCGGgactttggaaaatggaaaattcaccaaagaggaaacgATATTGCTGGACAATAATTAA
- a CDS encoding Nucleolar protein, translated as MSDSNKEGKVDKNTLFVRGIPTNASKEQLSDFFSQFAPVKHAIIVTDKAEDSKGFGFVSFTSEDDSVLALAGAKAKKFNKVLLKVDIAKRRERKEKKASGEIAREKPKYDKESIEKRRPRLIVRNLPWSARSSQDLKEVFEKFGNVVDVIIPRKAGGRMSGFAFVTMRKQSGAEAAVAGSKDLKIDGREVQVELALEKEKFLEKKKVETKEESDDEDDDDDDDEDEVDEDGEIEDDEDEDEEDEDHKPNRQTPYCIFIRNLPYDASEETLQEHFEKFGPIRYALPVVDHNTGQAKGTGFVAFKNSQDYEDCLLNAPKPTSNSVLLPDEVSPLYVYQGRVLSIAPAVDRDSAGRLMERNEKKRQEALGKGEKDKRNIYLLHEGRISENSVLASLLTPADLKAREESYKLRVQQLNKNPTLHLSLTRLAIRNLPRAMTEKSLKALGRKAIVEFATELRQGKRNPFSKEELVRSSKHRFEMEGGNFQELLDEATTGHASVTLQKKNKKKGVVLQSKIITEVKGTGEQGRSRGYGFLEYRDHKHALMGLRWLNAHLVTPEEIFEGLNEDEKKSINMEGFSKRRLIVEFAIENAQVVRRRKEKAINFRKESLKRKADEMKKTEDELKAEAKKAEEDKKAEDVRQIIADKRRRKKRQKH; from the coding sequence ATGAGCGATTCCAATAAAGAAGGAAAGGTGGATAAGAATACCCTCTTTGTAAGAGGAATTCCAACTAATGCTTCCAAAGAACAGTTGTCCGATTTTTTCTCCCAATTTGCTCCTGTGAAACATGCAATCATCGTCACAGATAAAGCTGAAGATTCCAAAGGGTTTGGATTTGTCTCCTTTACGTCCGAAGATGACTCCGTGTTGGCTCTTGCAGGAGCCAAGGCAAAGAAGTTCAACAAGGTCCTTTTAAAGGTTGATATTGccaaaagaagagagagaaaggagaaaaaagcTAGCGGAGAGATTGCTCGTGAAAAACCTAAATATGATAAAGAATCGATTGAGAAAAGAAGACCTCGTTTGATTGTCAGAAATCTGCCATGGTCCGCACGAAGTTCACAAGACTTGAAGGAAGTGTTTGAGAAGTTTGGCAATGTCGTTGATGTGATTATTCCTAGAAAAGCCGGAGGTAGAATGAGTGGATTTGCATTTGTTACTATGAGAAAGCAATCAGGCGCCGAGGCAGCAGTTGCCGGATCAAAAGATCTGAAAATTGACGGCAGGGAAGTACAAGTAGAACTGGCActagagaaagaaaagtttttggaaaagaaaaaggttGAAACGAAAGAGGAGAGCGACGACGAggatgacgatgacgatgacgatgaagatgaagtcGATGAAGATGgggaaattgaagatgatgaagatgaggatgaggaagatgaagaccATAAACCAAACAGACAAACTCCATATTGTATTTTCATTCGTAATCTTCCCTATGATGCCTCGGAAGAGACGCTTCAAGAACATTTTGAGAAGTTTGGTCCTATCAGGTATGCTTTGCCGGTGGTTGATCATAACACAGGACAAGCTAAAGGAACGGGATTTGTTGCCTTTAAGAACTCTCAAGATTATGAAGACTGTCTTCTGAACGCTCCTAAACCAACCTCCAACtctgttcttcttcccGATGAAGTTTCTCCCCTCTATGTTTACCAAGGAAGAGTATTATCCATTGCACCTGCTGTTGATCGAGACAGTGCAGGAAGGCTAATGGagagaaatgaaaaaaagcGTCAAGAAGCGCTTGGAAAAGGTGAAAAGGACAAAAGAAACATTTACTTGTTGCATGAGGGAAGAATATCTGAAAACTCCGTGTTGGCTAGTTTGTTAACCCCTGCAGATTTAAAAGCCAGGGAGGAATCCTATAAACTTCGTGTACAACAACTAAACAAAAACCCAACATTACATTTATCGTTAACCAGGTTAGCTATTAGAAACTTGCCTCGTGCAATGACCGAAAAATCGTTGAAAGCTCTAGGTAGGAAGGCAATTGTCGAGTTTGCTACCGAGTTGAGACAAGGAAAACGTAATCCATTCAGtaaagaagaattggttAGATCATCCAAGCATAGGTTTGAAATGGAAGGCGGTaactttcaagaattgcTTGATGAAGCTACCACTGGACATGCTTCTGTGACCCttcagaaaaagaacaagaagaaaggtGTCGTCTTACAGTCTAAAATTATTACGGAAGTCAAAGGTACTGGAGAACAAGGTAGGTCTAGAGGTTATGGATTTTTAGAATACAGGGATCATAAACATGCGTTGATGGGTCTTAGATGGTTGAATGCACACTTAGTAACTCCCGAGGAAATTTTCGAAGGTCTAAATGAGGACGAGAAAAAATCTATAAATATGGAAGGATTTTCCAAACGAAGACTTATTGTTGAATTTGCAATCGAAAATGCTCAAGTTGTCAGAAGAAGGAAGGAGAAGGCAATCAATTTCCGAAAAGAGTCTCTGAAGAGAAAGGCTGACGAGATGAAAAAGACTGAGGACGAGCTCAAGGCTGAAGCTAAAAAGGCCgaagaagataaaaagGCTGAAGATGTCAGGCAAATCATCGCAGACAAACGTAGGAGAAAGAAACGACAGAAGCATTAG
- a CDS encoding tRNA(Ser) Um(44) 2'-O-methyltransferase: MENLKPDELPNILPGQSLLGKEWHGLFETKVDFSSKHFKKAMLNLIREPNINSTVILRADILIENDYIDKSFVDKASDHIDLPNMENKENSVLTKNIDDTTVRTIPLSSNLKLVPALEIVRRIIPRNPFKDCIINQTCLLLQDSLNDDAEVTQSLIVYVAHLDDPEDIPFYLPCVKAVALFFDKGSLSVHYLPFDIEEVQKWKPTDRPVRTAYRLLKTCKKHSEGVMSGYEKRVNHDLIVPKEDFQNRYISLKRKYSKNLVDNWKESTDPRKHVFEDLAIAAFLIELWSQKYPSKDSFQFRDLGCGNGLLVYILIMEGYHGMGIDARRRKSWDSYPESIQENLLEQVIIPSVLLRPHPAMIAVNPYLTDNGCIFQVPVPLKHIHDTTSRSLIDSNVPIMAYYSSATLLESPHVNTAEFPPNTFLIGNHSDELTCWMPLLRFPFLVIPCCSHALDGSKARFPPRKVKRNDKVQPTSFQSASSYAGLVDHVEDLATQVGWKVEKEMLRIPSTRNAALIGFDCLNPETDGPFKSIYEILAMEGGAEGWVENAMALSSRSPRGH; the protein is encoded by the coding sequence ATGGAGAACCTGAAACCAGACGAACTACCTAACATTTTGCCCGgacaatctcttctgggGAAGGAATGGCATGGCTTATTTGAAACCAAGGTTGATTTTTCCTCTaaacatttcaaaaaggCGATGTTGAACCTTATTAGAGAACCCAATATAAACTCAACTGTCATCTTACGAGCTGATATTTTGATAGAAAACGACTACATTGACAAATCGTTTGTGGACAAGGCAAGTGATCATATAGATTTGCCAAACATGGAGAACAAAGAGAATTCGGTTCTAACCAAAAACATTGATGATACTACAGTTAGAACGATACCACTCAGCTCAAATCTAAAGTTGGTACCAGCTTTGGAAATTGTTCGTCGCATAATTCCTAGGAATCCCTTCAAAGATTGCATAATTAACCAAACCTGCTTGTTGTTACAGGACTCTCTTAATGACGATGCTGAAGTTACACAATCTCTTATTGTATACGTGGCCCACTTAGATGACCCGGAGGATATTCCGTTCTATCTGCCATGTGTTAAAGCCGTTGCATTGTTTTTTGATAAAGGATCTCTCTCTGTTCACTACCTTCCATTTGATATCGAAGAGgtccaaaaatggaaaccAACAGACCGCCCAGTCAGAACTGCTTACCGTCTGTTAAAAACATGTAAGAAACATTCTGAAGGTGTGATGTCTGGTTATGAAAAACGGGTCAACCATGACTTAATTGTGCCTaaagaagattttcaaaatcgatatatttctttgaaaagaaaatattcaaagaaccTTGTGGATAattggaaagaatcaaCAGATCCAAGAAAACATGTCTTTGAAGACTTAGCTATAGCAGCATTCTTAATTGAACTTTGGAGTCAAAAATACCCTTCTAAGGATTCCTTCCAATTTAGAGATCTAGGCTGTGGCAATGGGTTGCTGGTATACATCCTTATCATGGAGGGCTATCATGGAATGGGAATTGATGCACGTCGTAGAAAATCATGGGATTCCTATCCAGAATCTATTCAAGAAAATCTTCTAGAACAAGTCATCATTCCTAGTGTCTTACTTCGTCCACATCCAGCAATGATTGCTGTTAACCCATATCTCACCGACAATGGGTGCATTTTCCAGGTCCCCGTGCCGTTAAAACACATTCACGATACTACTAGCAGATCTCTGATTGATTCTAATGTCCCCATAATGGCATACTACTCAAGCGCCACGTTATTGGAATCACCTCATGTGAATACTGCCGAATTTCCCCCAAACACTTTTTTGATTGGTAATCATTCTGACGAGCTTACTTGCTGGATGCCTTTATTGAGGTTTCCCTTCTTGGTTATCCCTTGCTGCTCACATGCATTAGATGGCTCTAAAGCCAGATTTCCTCCTCGTAAGGTTAAACGCAACGATAAAGTTCAGCCTACTTCATTCCAATCAGCTTCTTCATACGCAGGATTAGTAGACCACGTAGAGGATCTTGCAACTCAAGTCGGCTGGAAAGTGGAGAAGGAGATGCTCCGTATCCCTAGCACTAGAAATGCTGCTCTGATTGGATTCGATTGTTTAAACCCAGAAACCGATGGGCCTTTTAAGTCAATCTATGAGATACTTGCTATGGAGGGAGGGGCAGAGGGTTGGGTTGAGAACGCCATGGCATTATCCAGTAGAAGCCCTAGAGGGCACTAA
- a CDS encoding Cyclin-dependent kinase has translation MSSSQLEKLGEGTYATVYKGRNKTNGTLVALKEIRLDSEEGTPSTAIREISLMKELKHDNIVDLYDVIHTENKLTLVFEYMDQDLKKYMDTHGDSSGALEPQVIKSFMFQLLKGVMFCHDNRVLHRDLKPQNLLINSKGELKLGDFGLGRAFGIPVNTFSHEVVTLWYRAPDVLLGSNNYSTGIDMWSCGCILAEMVTGKPLFPGESNESQLTKIFRLMGTPNEHTWPGVSNYPHYKADFPVYVPQDLGTILPKIEPLALNLLTNLLQLRPEARISARQALQHPYFREYV, from the exons ATGTCATCATCACA ATTGGAGAAACTAGGAGAAGGAACGTATGCCACTGTCTACAAAGGTCGTAACAAAACCAATGGAACACTGGTTGCTCTGAAAGAAATTCGTTTAGACTCCGAGGAGGGGACTCCTTCGACAGCAATTAGAGAAATTTCTCTTATGAAAGAGCTGAAGCATGACAATATTGTAGATCTCTATGACGTTATTCACACGGAGAACAAATTGACGCTGGTTTTTGAATACATGGATCAAGATCTGAAAAAGTACATGGACACTCATGGTGACAGTAGTGGGGCTCTGGAGCCTCAGGTTATCAAGTCGTTTATGTTCCAACTTCTAAAAGGTGTCATGTTTTGCCATGATAACAGAGTGCTTCAcagagatttgaaaccacAGAATCTGTTGATTAATTCTAAAGGAGAGTTGAAATTGGGAGATTTTGGTCTTGGCAGAGCGTTTGGAATCCCCGTGAACACATTTTCGCATGAGGTGGTTACACTTTGGTATAGAGCACCTGATGTCTTACTGGGGTCCAATAACTACTCTACTGGAATTGACATGTGGTCCTGTGGTTGTATCCTAGCTGAAATGGTTACAGGCAAGCCTCTTTTTCCTGGAGAGTCCAACGAAAGTCAATTGACCAAAATATTTAGACTGATGGGAACACCTAATGAGCATACTTGGCCTGGAGTATCCAACTATCCACATTATAAGGCAGACTTCCCCGTCTATGTTCCGCAAGATTTAGGAACAATTTTGCCCAAGATAGAGCCGCTGGCTCTCAATTTGTTGACCAACCTTTTACAGCTTCGACCTGAAGCACGTATCAGTGCCCGACAGGCGCTACAACATCCCTATTTTAGAGAGTATGTTTAG
- a CDS encoding Alpha1,2-mannosyltransferase, translating into MVHIGFRSLKAVFILALSSLILYGIVTTFDGSRASRYQPPYVNHSQDPLYHSGNSYNRENATFVTLCRNEDLYSIIQSIKKVEDRFNNKFAYDWVFLNEVPFTDEFKERTSVLISGQAKYGLIPKEHWSYPDYIDQERAAESRRQLEDQHVVYGGLESYRHMCRFNSGFFYKHPLMLDYRYYWRVEPEIEILCDVETDLFRYMRENNKTYGFTISIHEFEKTIPTLWETTKEFMKQNPSYIAENNLMNFISDDNGKTYNLCHFWSNFEVADMDFWRSDVYEKYFKFLDDTGKFFYERWGDAPVHSLAVSLFLPKEKVHFFNEVGYKHSVYSMCPIDKDIWKNRKCYCDPNTDFTFRGYSCGRQYYKATGLTRPSNWKDYD; encoded by the coding sequence ATGGTACACATAGGGTTCAGAAGCTTGAAAGCGGTGTTCATTTTGGCCCTTTCGTCATTGATTCTGTACGGGATTGTCACGACCTTTGACGGGAGTAGGGCAAGCCGTTATCAACCACCTTACGTGAACCACTCACAGGATCCACTTTATCATTCTGGGAATAGCTACAACAGAGAAAACGCCACTTTTGTCACTCTCTGTAGAAATGAAGACCTTTACTCAATCATCCAATCAATAAAGAAAGTAGAGGACAGATTCAATAACAAATTTGCTTATGACTGGGTGTTTTTGAATGAAGTTCCTTTCACCGATGAGTTCAAGGAGAGAACGAGCGTGTTAATCAGTGGTCAAGCAAAGTACGGATTGATCCCCAAAGAGCATTGGTCGTATCCTGATTACattgatcaagaaagagctGCAGAGTCAAGAAGGCAGTTAGAAGACCAGCACGTAGTATATGGAGGTCTGGAAAGCTACAGACACATGTGTCGATTCAACTCTGGATTCTTCTACAAACACCCGCTGATGCTGGACTATCGATATTACTGGAGAGTGGAGCCTGAAATCGAAATTTTATGTGACGTTGAGACAGACTTGTTCAGATACATGCGAGAAAACAATAAGACGTATGGCTTCACTATATCAATCCATGAGTTTGAGAAGACTATCCCCACACTTTGGGAGACTACTAAAGAGTTCATGAAACAAAATCCCAGCTACATTGCTGAAAACAACCTGATGAATTTTATCTCCGATGATAACGGTAAGACTTATAACTTGTGCCATTTCTGGTCGAATTTTGAAGTGGCAGACATGGATTTTTGGAGATCTGACGTTTACGAGAAGtatttcaaatttttggaCGATACCGGGAAATTTTTCTATGAAAGATGGGGAGATGCTCCTGTTCATTCCCTTGCTGTCTCGCTATTTCTACCGAAAGAAAAAGtccattttttcaatgaagtGGGCTACAAACATAGTGTTTACTCCATGTGTCCAATTGACAAAGACATATGGAAGAACCGTAAATGCTACTGTGATCCCAACACGGATTTCACTTTTAGGGGATATTCATGTGGAAGACAATACTACAAAGCTACTGGTCTGACCAGACCTTCAAACTGGAAAGATTATGActaa
- a CDS encoding Arginosuccinate synthetase, translating to MSKGKVCLAYSGGLDTSIILAWLLEQGYEVVAFLANIGQEEDFEAAREKALKIGATKFIVSDVRKEFVEEVLFPAVQVNAIYENVYLLGTSLARPVIAKAQIEVAEQEGCFAVAHGCTGKGNDQVRFELSFYALKPDVVCIAPWRDPEFFERFAGRNDLLNYAAEKDIPVAQTKAKPWSTDENMAHISFEAGILEDPNTTPPKDMWKLTVDPEDAPDKPEFFDVHFEKGKPVKLVLENKTEVTDPVEIFLTANAIARRNGVGRIDIVENRFIGIKSRGCYETPGLTLLRTTHIDLEGLTVDREVRSIRDTFVTPTYSKLLYNGLYFTPEGEYVRTMIQPSQNTVNGVVRAKAYKGNVYNLGRYSETEKLYDATESSMDELTGFHPQEAGGFITTQAIRIKKYGESVREKGKFLGL from the coding sequence ATGTCtaaaggaaaagtttgtTTGGCCTACTCCGGTGGTTTGGATACCTCCATCATCCTAGCTTGGTTGTTGGAGCAGGGATACGAAGTCGTTGCCTTTTTAGCCAACATTGGTCAAGAGGAAGACTTTGAGGCTGCTAGAGAGAAAGCTCTGAAGATCGGTGCTACCAAGTTTATCGTCAGTGACGTTAGGAAGGAATTTGTTGAGGAAGTTTTGTTCCCAGCAGTCCAAGTTAACGCTATCTACGAGAACGTCTACTTACTGGGTACCTCTTTGGCCAGACCAGTCATTGCCAAGGCCCAAATAGAGGTTGCTGAACAAGAAGGTTGTTTTGCTGTTGCCCACGGTTGTACCGGAAAGGGTAACGATCAGGTTAGATTTGAGCTTTCCTTTTATGCTCTGAAGCCTGACGTTGTCTGTATCGCCCCATGGAGAGACCCAGAATTCTTCGAAAGATTCGCTGGTAGAAATGACTTGCTGAATTACGCTGCTGAGAAGGATATTCCAGTTGCTCAGACTAAAGCCAAGCCATGGTCTACTGATGAGAACATGGCTCACATCTCCTTCGAGGCTGGTATTCTAGAAGATCCAAACACTACTCCTCCAAAGGACATGTGGAAGCTCACTGTTGACCCAGAAGATGCACCAGACAAGCCAGAGTTCTTTGACGTCCACTTTGAGAAGGGTAAGCCAGTTAAATTAGTTCTCGAGAACAAAACTGAGGTCACCGATCCGGTTGAGATCTTTTTGACTGCTAACGCCATTGCTAGAAGAAACGGTGTTGGTAGAATTGACATTGTCGAGAACAGATTCATCGGAATCAAGTCCAGAGGTTGTTATGAAACTCCAGGTTTGACTCTACTGAGAACCACTCACATCGACTTGGAAGGTCTTACCGTTGACCGTGAAGTTAGATCGATCAGAGACACTTTTGTTACCCCAACCTACTCTAAGTTGTTATACAACGGGTTGTACTTTACCCCAGAAGGTGAGTACGTCAGAACTATGATTCAGCCTTCTCAAAACACCGTCAACGGTGTTGTTAGAGCCAAGGCCTACAAAGGTAATGTGTATAACCTAGGAAGATACTCTGAAACCGAGAAATTGTACGATGCTACCGAATCTTCCATGGATGAGTTGACCGGATTCCACCCTCAAGAAGCTGGAGGATTTATCACAACACAAGCCATCAGAATCAAGAAGTACGGAGAAAGTGTCAGAGAGAAGGGAAAGTTTTTGGGACTTTAA
- a CDS encoding Type 2A-related serine-threonine phosphatase, with protein MPERGPDQWFEEVKSCKALSENDMKHLCERVKDLLMEESNIQPVQSPVTVCGDIHGQFHDLLELFKISGGFPGSSSNGIKQNYIFLGDYVDRGYFSLETFTLLMILKIKFPQHITLVRGNHESRQITQVYGFYEECLNKYGSTTVWKYCCQVFDFLTLSAIIDGKILCIHGGLSPDIRMLDQIRVLSRAQEVPHEGGFCDLVWSDPDEVDSWAVSPRGAGWLFGARVAREFNHINNLQLIARAHQLVMEGFRYHFKEKDVVTVWSAPNYCYRCGNVASVMNVDDELDVNFKIFSAVPDDTQKMNPVKNQRNEYFL; from the coding sequence ATGCCAGAAAGAGGACCAGATCAGtggtttgaagaagtcaaaAGCTGCAAGGCTTTAAGTGAAAATGATATGAAGCATCTTTGCGAACGGGTGAAGGATTTGCTGATGGAGGAATCCAATATACAGCCAGTGCAGAGTCCAGTGACAGTATGCGGAGATATTCACGGCCAATTTCACGATCTACtggaacttttcaagattaGTGGTGGGTTTCCCGGATCCTCCTCTAATGGAATAAAACAGAACTATATCTTCCTAGGAGACTATGTGGATAGAGGCTATTTCTCGTTGGAGACGTTCACGTTACTCATGATTTTAAAAATTAAGTTTCCTCAACATATCACATTGGTAAGGGGAAATCATGAATCCAGACAGATCACTCAGGTTTATGGATTTTATGAGGAATGTCTCAATAAATATGGTTCCACCACTGTCTGGAAGTACTGTTGCCAGGTGTTCGACTTTTTAACCCTTAGTGCCATCATTGATGGTAAAATATTATGTATCCATGGTGGTCTCTCTCCCGATATTCGCATGTTAGATCAAATCAGAGTTCTCAGCCGAGCGCAAGAGGTCCCTCATGAAGGAGGATTTTGTGACTTGGTTTGGTCTGACCCAGATGAAGTCGACAGTTGGGCTGTTTCTCCTCGTGGAGCTGGCTGGTTATTCGGTGCTCGAGTAGCACGTGAGTTCAACCACATTAATAACTTGCAACTCATCGCTAGAGCCCATCAATTGGTCATGGAAGGCTTCAGATaccatttcaaagagaaagatgtCGTCACTGTGTGGTCCGCTCCTAATTATTGCTACCGTTGCGGAAACGTGGCTAGTGTGATGAACGTCGATGATGAGCTCGATGTTAACTTCAAGATATTCAGCGCTGTACCTGATGACACCCAGAAAATGAATCCTGTtaagaatcaaagaaacgAATACTTTTTGTAA
- a CDS encoding Diacylglycerol acyltransferase, protein MPEKKNSRSADEALSFLAKTNVERPMHYSKTGNITPDTVSSREDHYQDYDDSQDDIINNKLLQRRQGGPHNKIEKQRRFALLRSSLNRRLETLVILWHTITIPFLASLFFVLCTIPMLWPLIIVYLVYFYIDANTPSNGKSADRRVEWFRSLHIWKHFVNYYPISVYKTVDLEPTFKTKKIEIILPKYHQVTTYLPSSVRKYIPTHRVLIEKEIKTGPRYIFGYHPHGVVSLGITGAFGTNGCNIGELLPGIRIYLLTLITQFKLPLLRDYLMALGISSVSKRNVTALIKRNQSVCIVIGGASESLLSKPHTIDIVLKKRKGFVKVALELGDTELVPVFGFGENTAYNVFDPSVSGKSCSVLNYVRKQMCGFQLWLKQHFGFTFPFFHARGVFNHDFGLLPYRKPINLVIGRPIPVPYIHSPTQEQIDHYHSLYVEELKRVFEQNKERFNAGSLELRIVE, encoded by the coding sequence ATGCctgaaaagaagaacagtCGTTCCGCTGACGAAGCTCTTAGCTTTCTTGCTAAAACGAACGTAGAGCGCCCGATGCATTACTCTAAGACAGGGAACATAACGCCCGACACGGtatcttcaagagaagatCACTACCAAGATTACGACGACTCACAAGATGACATTATAAATAACAAACTATTACAAAGAAGACAGGGTGGGCCACACAACAAGATAGAGAAGCAAAGGAGGTTTGCTTTGTTGAGGAGTTCCCTAAACAGGAGATTGGAAACTCTAGTAATATTGTGGCATACTATCACGATTCCATTTTTAGCATCACTATTTTTCGTTCTGTGTACAATTCCCATGTTGTGGCCTCTTATAATAGTTTACTTGGTTTATTTTTACATCGATGCCAATACTCCAAGCAATGGAAAGTCTGCTGACCGAAGAGTGGAATGGTTCAGAAGTTTGCATATTTGGAAACATTTTGTCAATTATTACCCTATATCTGTGTACAAAACTGTTGACCTGGAACCGACGTTCAAGACTaagaagattgaaattATTCTTCCGAAGTATCACCAAGTAACCACTTATTTGCCAAGTTCTGTTAGAAAGTACATACCGACACACAGAGTTCTCATAGAAAAGGAGATCAAAACAGGGCCAAGATACATATTTGGTTATCACCCTCATGGGGTAGTTTCCCTGGGGATCACTGGAGCTTTTGGCACCAATGGTTGTAACATTGGCGAGTTACTACCAGGAATCAGAATATATTTATTAACCCTCATCACTCAATTCAAACTTCCTCTATTGAGAGATTACTTAATGGCATTGGGtatttcttctgtttcGAAACGTAATGTGACTGCACTGATAAAACGAAATCAGTCTGTCTGTATTGTCATTGGAGGTGCTTCGGAGTCTCTATTATCCAAACCACATACTATTGATATTGTCctgaaaaaaaggaaaggCTTTGTGAAAGTCGCACTAGAGCTGGGTGACACTGAGTTAGTTCCAGTATTTGGTTTTGGAGAAAACACTGCCTATAATGTTTTTGACCCAAGTGTATCTGGCAAGTCTTGCTCTGTCCTAAATTACGTGCGGAAGCAAATGTGTGGGTTTCAATTATGGTTAAAACAACACTTTGGCTTTACctttccattttttcaTGCTAGGGGTGTTTTCAATCACGACTTTGGCCTTCTACCATATCGGAAACCTATCAACTTGGTCATCGGTAGACCCATCCCGGTTCCTTACATTCATTCACCAACCCAAGAACAGATTGACCATTACCATTCCCTATATGTCGAAGAACTGAAACGAGTTTTTGAGCAGAATAAGGAGAGGTTTAATGCTGGATCCTTGGAGCTACGAATTGTCGAGTGA